The nucleotide sequence CCAAGACCCCGAACGAACCACATCGCGCCGGATACATTGTGGAAGTCGACCCGTGGAACCCGGATACGACGCCGATCAAACACACCGCCCTTGGTCGGTTCAAGCACGAAAACGCAGCCTATGCGCTCGCCCAAAACGGACAGGTTGTTGTCTACATGGGCGATGATGAACGCGGCGAATATATGTACAAGTGGTTAAGCCGCGACGTGTACGTGCCGGGCGGCGACACCTCAACGCTGCTCAGCGAAGGACAGCTTTTCGTTGCCAAGTTCAATGATGACGGGACCGGCACCTGGTTGGCCCTGACGCCAGAAGACACGGGCATGTCCGAAGCCGAGATTGCCGTCTTTACCCGCATGGCTGGAACGGCGGTCAGCGCGACCACAATGGACCGGCCGGAATGGATCGCCGTCAATCCCACCGCTGTTGAGGCCTATTGCTGCCTGACCAACAACTCGCGGCGCGGCGCACTTGATGACGATGGCAACATCCGCACCAATGCCGCCGGAGAGCCGATGGTGCCAAACGCACCAAACCCGCGGGAAGTGAACCGCTATGGGCAAATTGTCCGTTGGCGGCCGCACAATAGCGACCACGCGGCATCGACATTCGATTGGGACCTCTACGTGATGGCCGGTAATCCAGAGGTCTACACCGACGGCCTTTACGCCGGGACGGCAAACATCAACGCCGGCAACATGTTCAATTCTCCCGACGGGATGCAATTCGACAGCACAGGTCTGCTTTGGATCCAGACCGATGGCGATGACGATAACGAAGGCGACTTCCTCGGCATGGGGAACAACCAGATGCTGGCCGGCGATCCGGCAACAGGCGAAATCCGCCGCTTCCTGACCGGGCCAAACGGATCTGAAGTGACAGGTCTGACTTGGTCTGCGGACCGCCGCACGATGTTCGTCGGCATTCAGCACCCAGGAGCACCATTCCCGGACGGTGAAGGGACGCTCCCGCGGTCGTCAATCGTTACTGTGAAACGTGCCGACAACGCATTGGTTGGCTAAACTTAGCATGCCCCAGGCGATCTGCGCCTGGGGCTTTGCTTGCGATGCTCCACGACCACAAAGGTCGGATATGTGCCCTTGCAAAAAACGCGACCCTTCGCGGCAGATACCCAGCTGTCGAAAAGCTATAGGCCTTACCCAAGGGCAGCAGTGTCCGCTTCAGTTGCTACGCATTACACCGTGCTAGAAGCAGAATTTGGCTGATTTGGGCCCGGCGCAGGAATTTTGGGGACCTCAGATCAATCCTGGAACCGGTCAGGCCAGCCCCCGTTTCATGAACACACCCGCAACAAAGACTACCATTCTTCGGGTGCTGTCAGGCCCTTTGACAGGCGGGCATCTTCGATAGCCGAAGGACATCAGCCGTTGATTGCTGACGCTTCCAGCGGATCAAGAGCATTGCCTCACCCACAATGCCATTGCTGACCAGCGTCTCTGGCAGATCTTGCAATGCGCAAGTCAGCCTCACCTGACCGCTGCGCTGCGCCTTGGCCACGACGTCGACATGAAACGCCGCGTCGGGGTGATTTGCCTTTAGATGGGCTACGATCCGCGGGGCCGCGCCAACCGCCATATAAAGCGCAACGCAGGTGCCCGGTCGAATATTGCTGATGGGAGCGGGTAGGGCGTAGCCGTCCTGTCGGTGCCCTGTGGTCAGCACCAGCGTGTCGATCTTGCCCCGTTCCGTCAGGCTTTCGCCAAGGCTGGCCGCTGCGGCGCAGGCGGCGGTGACGCCGGGAACGATCTCGAAGGGGATGTTGTTG is from uncultured Litoreibacter sp. and encodes:
- a CDS encoding PhoX family phosphatase, whose amino-acid sequence is MSQINYDDLSFDDEDEMKFPRADVQGFDRVVEQAVSRRGFLGGALAFGSGAAVMGTGLLNGTSAVAQQTSRFAFEQLAPQIDGTVHVPAGYNWDVLVRWGDPLFNDAPAFDPVAGIPTVGSDRVFGENTDGMELFHQRGTELLVVNSEYVNAKINLPAEQEGQPASADDVVRLQNFQGVTVMEVAEGENGWDVVVDSPYNRRIHHRTPMVFDGPAAGHDLLKTAADPAGTQSLGTFNNCGSGRTPWGTYLTCEENFNGYFGTTEEVSLGDVHADGFKRYGVSTKVDPGRYNYHSFDPRFDISKTPNEPHRAGYIVEVDPWNPDTTPIKHTALGRFKHENAAYALAQNGQVVVYMGDDERGEYMYKWLSRDVYVPGGDTSTLLSEGQLFVAKFNDDGTGTWLALTPEDTGMSEAEIAVFTRMAGTAVSATTMDRPEWIAVNPTAVEAYCCLTNNSRRGALDDDGNIRTNAAGEPMVPNAPNPREVNRYGQIVRWRPHNSDHAASTFDWDLYVMAGNPEVYTDGLYAGTANINAGNMFNSPDGMQFDSTGLLWIQTDGDDDNEGDFLGMGNNQMLAGDPATGEIRRFLTGPNGSEVTGLTWSADRRTMFVGIQHPGAPFPDGEGTLPRSSIVTVKRADNALVG